The Streptomyces kanamyceticus genome window below encodes:
- a CDS encoding SCO6745 family protein → MTPTRSRTLWLRTEPLHAVIYFDERCRGLGRAVGLKGFWMGYFAARTAPMGRVGSAVATAALGVFAPGMVARALPSAWEYASPDRVLQERARLTARALRQLVPGVDALASAVNPLLAAVVEDAPALARPLFAANRDLYDRADPVERLWHLTTCVREFRGDAHVTALADHGLDAREALALAAATGRVNADGIRRDRGWSEEEWAATADLMRDRGLVDASGAATEQGRTERQLIEADTDRLAARLLRPLSETETEGLLTALEPATRKILDQDIVPFPNPIGLPRTVS, encoded by the coding sequence ATGACCCCGACCCGATCCCGCACGCTGTGGCTGCGGACCGAACCCTTGCACGCGGTGATCTATTTCGACGAGCGCTGCCGGGGTCTCGGCAGGGCGGTGGGGCTCAAGGGCTTCTGGATGGGGTACTTCGCCGCGCGTACGGCGCCGATGGGCCGGGTCGGGTCCGCGGTGGCCACGGCGGCGCTCGGCGTCTTCGCGCCCGGCATGGTGGCCCGCGCCCTGCCGTCGGCCTGGGAGTACGCCTCGCCCGACCGGGTCCTTCAGGAGCGCGCCCGGCTCACCGCCCGCGCCTTGCGCCAACTGGTGCCCGGCGTCGACGCGTTGGCGTCCGCCGTCAATCCCCTCCTGGCCGCCGTCGTCGAGGACGCACCGGCGCTGGCCCGCCCGCTGTTCGCCGCCAACCGCGATCTGTACGACCGGGCCGACCCCGTCGAGCGGCTGTGGCATCTCACCACCTGCGTACGGGAGTTCAGGGGCGACGCGCACGTGACGGCGCTCGCCGACCACGGCCTGGACGCCCGCGAGGCACTCGCCCTCGCCGCGGCCACCGGCCGGGTGAACGCGGACGGCATCCGGCGGGACCGGGGCTGGAGCGAGGAGGAGTGGGCGGCCACCGCGGACCTGATGCGCGACCGCGGTCTGGTCGACGCGTCCGGTGCGGCGACCGAACAGGGCCGTACGGAACGGCAGTTGATCGAGGCCGACACCGACAGGCTCGCCGCGCGGCTGCTGCGTCCCCTCTCCGAGACCGAGACGGAAGGACTCCTCACGGCCCTGGAACCGGCGACGCGCAAAATCCTCGACCAGGACATCGTCCCCTTCCCGAACCCGATCGGACTGCCCCGCACGGTGAGCTGA
- a CDS encoding aliphatic sulfonate ABC transporter substrate-binding protein, with product MPAPRTKIAALAALPLLALALSACGYGSEADKNDDKSKVASGAEKIEDLDSVKIGYFPNLTHATALVGSQQGLFQKELGGTEAKYSQFNAGPSEIEALNAGSIDIGWIGPSPAINGYTKSQGKNLRIIGGSASGGVKLVVNPKKIKSQDDVKGKKIATPQLGNTQDVAFLNWIAEKGWKVDAQSGKGDVSVVRTDNKITPDAYKSGSIDGAWVPEPTASKLVAEGGKVLLDESDLWPDKKFVITNIIVKQSFLKDHPKVVEAVLRGAVKTNAWIKANPDKAKAAANAQLKADSGKPLPAEVLDPAWKSIQTTNDPLAATLDAEADHAVKAGLLEKPDLKGIYDLGPLNKVLKAAGEPSVDDAGLGVK from the coding sequence GTGCCTGCTCCACGCACCAAGATCGCCGCCCTCGCGGCGCTGCCCCTGCTCGCCCTGGCGCTCTCCGCCTGCGGCTACGGCTCCGAGGCCGACAAGAACGACGACAAGTCCAAGGTCGCCTCGGGCGCTGAGAAGATCGAGGACCTGGACAGCGTGAAGATCGGGTACTTCCCGAACCTCACCCACGCCACCGCCCTCGTGGGCAGCCAGCAGGGCCTGTTCCAGAAGGAGCTCGGCGGCACGGAGGCCAAGTACTCCCAGTTCAACGCGGGTCCCTCGGAGATCGAGGCGCTGAACGCGGGATCGATCGACATCGGCTGGATCGGCCCGTCGCCCGCGATCAACGGCTACACCAAGTCCCAGGGCAAGAACCTGCGCATCATCGGCGGTTCGGCGTCCGGCGGCGTGAAGCTCGTGGTGAACCCCAAGAAGATCAAGTCCCAGGACGACGTCAAGGGCAAGAAGATCGCGACGCCGCAGCTCGGCAACACCCAGGACGTGGCCTTCCTCAACTGGATCGCCGAGAAGGGCTGGAAGGTCGACGCGCAGAGCGGCAAGGGCGACGTGTCGGTGGTCCGCACCGACAACAAGATCACCCCGGACGCCTACAAGTCCGGTTCCATCGACGGCGCCTGGGTGCCCGAGCCGACCGCGTCCAAGCTGGTCGCCGAGGGCGGCAAGGTCCTCCTCGACGAGTCCGACCTGTGGCCCGACAAGAAGTTCGTGATCACGAACATCATCGTGAAGCAGAGCTTCCTGAAGGACCACCCGAAGGTCGTCGAGGCCGTGCTGCGCGGCGCGGTCAAGACCAACGCGTGGATCAAGGCCAACCCGGACAAGGCGAAGGCCGCCGCCAACGCCCAGCTGAAGGCGGACTCCGGCAAGCCGCTGCCCGCCGAGGTGCTCGACCCGGCGTGGAAGTCCATCCAGACGACCAACGACCCGCTGGCCGCCACGCTCGACGCGGAGGCGGACCACGCGGTCAAGGCCGGACTCCTGGAGAAGCCCGACCTCAAGGGCATCTACGACCTCGGTCCGCTGAACAAGGTCCTCAAGGCCGCGGGCGAGCCCTCGGTCGACGACGCCGGTCTCGGCGTCAAGTAG
- a CDS encoding sulfate adenylyltransferase subunit 1, which translates to MSNSTTEPVQPLSTEQLSATTLLRFATAGSVDDGKSTLVGRLLHDSKSVLTDQLEAVERVSASRGAEAPDLALLTDGLRAEREQGITIDVAYRYFATARRRFILADTPGHVQYTRNMVTGASTADLAVVLVDARNGVIEQTRRHAAVAALLRVPHVVLAVNKMDLVSYEESVFARIAEEFTAYASELGVPEITAIPISALAGDNVVEPSSNMDWYGGPTVLEHLETVPVSHDLTSCHARLPVQYVIRPQTAEHPDYRGYAGQIAAGTFRVGESVTVLPSGRTSKVAGIDLLGTAVDVAWTPQSITLLLEDDIDISRGDLIVPSGDVPKATQDIEATVCHVADTALAVGQRVLLKHTTRTVKAIVKEIPSRLTLDDLSQHPEPGQLVANDIGRVLVRTAEPLALDAYADSRRTGSFLLIDPADGTTLAAGMVGAAFAAPTDAPAEAEAPADEAGWDF; encoded by the coding sequence ATGAGCAACAGCACCACTGAGCCGGTACAGCCGCTCTCCACCGAGCAGTTGTCGGCCACCACCCTGCTGCGGTTCGCCACCGCCGGATCCGTCGACGACGGCAAGTCCACCCTGGTGGGCCGCCTGCTCCACGACTCCAAGTCGGTCCTCACCGACCAGCTGGAGGCCGTGGAGCGCGTCTCGGCGAGCCGCGGCGCCGAGGCCCCCGACCTCGCGCTGCTCACGGACGGCCTGCGGGCCGAGCGCGAGCAGGGCATCACCATCGACGTCGCCTACCGCTACTTCGCCACGGCCCGGCGCCGGTTCATCCTCGCCGACACCCCGGGGCACGTGCAGTACACCCGGAACATGGTCACGGGCGCCTCCACCGCCGACCTCGCGGTCGTCCTCGTCGACGCCCGCAACGGCGTCATCGAGCAGACCCGCAGGCACGCCGCGGTCGCCGCGCTGCTCCGCGTCCCGCACGTCGTGCTCGCGGTGAACAAGATGGACCTGGTCTCCTACGAGGAGTCGGTCTTCGCCCGGATCGCCGAGGAATTCACCGCGTACGCCAGTGAGTTGGGCGTTCCGGAGATCACCGCGATCCCGATCTCGGCGCTGGCCGGCGACAACGTCGTCGAGCCCTCGTCGAACATGGACTGGTACGGCGGACCGACCGTCCTGGAACACCTGGAGACGGTGCCGGTCAGCCACGACCTGACCTCCTGCCACGCGCGTCTCCCCGTGCAGTACGTGATCCGCCCGCAGACCGCCGAGCACCCGGACTACCGGGGCTACGCGGGCCAGATCGCGGCGGGCACCTTCCGGGTGGGCGAGTCCGTCACCGTGCTGCCGTCGGGGCGCACCTCGAAGGTCGCGGGGATCGACCTGCTCGGCACGGCGGTCGACGTGGCGTGGACGCCGCAGTCGATCACCCTGCTTCTCGAGGACGACATCGACATCTCGCGCGGCGACCTGATCGTGCCGAGCGGCGACGTCCCGAAGGCCACGCAGGACATCGAGGCGACGGTCTGCCACGTCGCGGACACCGCGCTCGCCGTCGGCCAGCGGGTGCTGCTCAAGCACACCACCCGTACGGTCAAGGCGATCGTCAAGGAGATCCCCTCCAGGCTCACCCTGGACGACCTCTCGCAGCACCCCGAGCCCGGGCAGCTGGTCGCCAACGACATCGGCCGCGTCCTGGTCCGCACCGCGGAACCGCTCGCGCTCGACGCGTACGCGGATTCCCGGCGCACCGGCTCGTTCCTCCTGATCGACCCGGCGGACGGCACGACGCTCGCCGCGGGCATGGTGGGCGCGGCCTTCGCCGCCCCCACCGACGCTCCCGCCGAGGCCGAAGCCCCCGCCGACGAAGCCGGTTGGGACTTCTGA
- the cysD gene encoding sulfate adenylyltransferase subunit CysD, whose product MTTVATVTEGTDSPYALSHLDALESEAVHIFREVAGEFERPVILFSGGKDSIVMLHLALKAFAPAGVPFSLLHVDTGHNFPEVIEYRDRVVAEHGLRLHVASVQEYIDAGTLRERPDGTRNPLQTVPLTEKIQREKFDAVFGGGRRDEEKARAKERVFSLRDEFSQWDPRRQRPELWQLYNGRHAPGEHVRVFPLSNWTELDVWQYIAREEIDLPQIYFAHERDVFKRSGMWLTAGDWGGPKEDEETEKRLVRYRTVGDMSCTGAVDSDATTLDAVIAEIAASRLTERGATRADDKMSEAAMEDRKREGYF is encoded by the coding sequence ATGACGACCGTCGCGACCGTGACGGAGGGCACCGACAGCCCTTACGCGCTCAGCCACCTGGACGCCCTGGAGTCCGAGGCGGTGCACATCTTCCGCGAGGTGGCGGGCGAGTTCGAGCGGCCGGTGATCCTCTTCTCCGGCGGCAAGGACTCCATCGTCATGCTGCACCTGGCGCTGAAGGCGTTCGCTCCCGCGGGGGTGCCCTTCTCGCTGCTCCACGTGGACACCGGGCACAACTTCCCCGAGGTCATCGAGTACCGCGACCGGGTGGTCGCCGAGCACGGGCTTCGGCTGCACGTCGCCTCCGTGCAGGAGTACATCGACGCGGGCACGCTGCGCGAGCGGCCCGACGGGACGCGCAATCCGCTGCAGACCGTGCCGCTCACCGAGAAGATCCAGCGCGAGAAGTTCGACGCGGTCTTCGGCGGCGGGCGCCGCGACGAGGAGAAGGCCCGCGCCAAGGAGCGGGTGTTCAGCCTCCGCGACGAGTTCTCGCAGTGGGACCCGCGCCGCCAGCGCCCCGAGCTGTGGCAGCTCTACAACGGCCGCCACGCACCCGGCGAGCACGTCCGCGTGTTCCCTTTGAGCAACTGGACCGAGCTGGACGTGTGGCAGTACATCGCCCGCGAGGAGATCGACCTGCCGCAGATCTACTTCGCGCACGAGCGGGACGTCTTCAAGCGCTCCGGGATGTGGCTGACCGCGGGCGACTGGGGCGGCCCCAAGGAGGACGAGGAGACCGAGAAGCGCCTCGTCCGCTACCGCACGGTCGGCGACATGTCCTGCACCGGCGCCGTCGACTCGGACGCGACGACGCTCGACGCCGTCATCGCCGAGATCGCCGCGTCACGGCTCACCGAGCGAGGTGCGACCCGCGCCGACGACAAGATGTCCGAGGCCGCGATGGAAGACCGCAAGCGCGAGGGGTACTTCTAA
- a CDS encoding ABC transporter ATP-binding protein, translating into MATTLAKAADDSRTTASHAARIEHVSKSFGGPAGPQLVLDDITLDVAPGEFVTLLGASGCGKSTLLNLVAGLDEPSAGTIATDGRPALMFQEHALFPWLTAGKNIELALKLRGTPKAERRTRAEELLELVRLHGAYGKRVHELSGGMRQRVALARALAQDSNILLMDEPFAALDAITRDVLHDELTRVWRETNVSVLFVTHNVREAVRLAQRVVLLSSRPGRVAHEWRVDIPHPRRIEDTAVAELSVEITEQLRGEIRRHGQH; encoded by the coding sequence ATGGCAACCACCCTCGCCAAGGCCGCGGACGACAGCCGCACCACGGCATCGCACGCCGCCAGGATCGAGCACGTCTCGAAGTCCTTCGGCGGCCCCGCGGGACCGCAGCTCGTCCTGGACGACATCACGCTCGATGTCGCTCCCGGCGAGTTCGTCACCCTCCTGGGAGCCTCGGGCTGCGGCAAGTCGACGCTGCTCAACCTGGTCGCCGGGCTCGACGAGCCGTCCGCGGGCACCATCGCGACCGACGGCCGCCCCGCCCTGATGTTCCAGGAGCACGCGCTCTTCCCGTGGCTGACCGCGGGCAAGAACATCGAGCTCGCCCTGAAGCTGCGCGGCACCCCGAAGGCGGAGCGCCGGACGCGGGCCGAGGAGCTGCTCGAACTCGTGCGCCTGCACGGGGCGTACGGCAAGCGGGTGCACGAGCTGTCCGGCGGCATGCGCCAGCGGGTCGCCCTGGCCCGCGCGCTCGCCCAGGACAGCAACATCCTGCTGATGGACGAGCCGTTCGCGGCGCTCGACGCGATCACCAGGGACGTCCTGCACGACGAGCTGACCCGCGTCTGGCGCGAGACGAACGTCTCCGTCCTCTTCGTCACGCACAACGTGCGCGAGGCCGTGCGGCTCGCGCAGCGCGTGGTGCTCCTCTCGTCGCGTCCCGGCCGGGTGGCGCACGAGTGGCGGGTCGACATCCCGCACCCGCGCCGCATCGAGGACACCGCGGTGGCGGAACTGTCCGTCGAGATCACCGAACAACTGCGTGGGGAGATCCGCCGCCATGGCCAGCACTGA
- a CDS encoding ABC transporter permease: protein MASTETTGPVAEATGPVKEAGDGQDLAGLEAGLDALESGAGPTRTPVRQVLVQKVVPPLTAVVLVLLVWQALVSFKIVDDPTKLPSPSAVWDEVADAWKQGTLLDFIWTSVSRGLLGFLFALAIGTPLGLIVARVRFIRAAIGPILSGLQSLPSVAWVPPAVLWLGLNNQMMYAVILLGAVPSIANGLVSGVDQVPPLFLRAGRTLGATGLRHTWHIVLPAALPGYLAGLKQGWAFSWRSLMAAEIIASSPDLGVGLGQLLENGRNASSMPMIFLAIFLILIVGIAIDLLIFSPLERRVLRGRGLLVKS from the coding sequence ATGGCCAGCACTGAGACGACAGGACCGGTCGCTGAGGCGACAGGCCCGGTCAAGGAGGCCGGGGACGGCCAGGATCTCGCGGGTCTGGAGGCGGGACTCGACGCCCTGGAGTCCGGCGCGGGCCCCACCCGCACGCCCGTGCGCCAGGTCCTGGTCCAGAAGGTGGTGCCGCCGCTGACCGCGGTGGTGCTCGTGCTGCTCGTGTGGCAGGCACTGGTCTCCTTCAAGATCGTCGACGATCCCACCAAGCTGCCCTCGCCGTCCGCGGTCTGGGACGAGGTGGCCGACGCGTGGAAGCAGGGCACGCTCCTCGACTTCATCTGGACGTCCGTGTCGCGCGGCCTTCTCGGCTTCCTCTTCGCCCTGGCGATCGGCACGCCGCTCGGCCTGATCGTCGCCCGGGTGCGGTTCATCAGGGCCGCGATCGGACCGATCCTCTCCGGCCTGCAGTCGCTGCCCTCGGTCGCCTGGGTGCCGCCCGCCGTGCTCTGGCTCGGCCTGAACAACCAGATGATGTACGCGGTGATCCTGCTCGGCGCCGTGCCCTCCATCGCCAACGGCCTGGTCTCCGGCGTCGACCAGGTGCCGCCGCTGTTCCTGCGCGCGGGCCGCACGCTCGGCGCGACGGGGCTGCGGCACACCTGGCACATCGTGCTCCCCGCCGCGCTGCCCGGCTATCTCGCGGGCCTCAAGCAGGGCTGGGCGTTCTCCTGGCGCTCGCTGATGGCCGCCGAGATCATCGCGTCGTCGCCCGACCTCGGCGTGGGCCTCGGCCAGCTCCTGGAGAACGGCCGCAACGCCAGCTCCATGCCCATGATCTTCCTGGCCATCTTCCTCATCCTGATCGTCGGCATCGCCATCGACCTGCTGATCTTCAGCCCCCTCGAGCGGCGCGTGCTGCGCGGCCGCGGACTCCTCGTGAAGAGCTGA
- a CDS encoding GNAT family N-acetyltransferase produces MTPELRSERLVLSPYAETDEADFVSLFQDEAVGRWFGDGMQTAAQDRALFHRIFSYVYAENRFPVWAVRHEGRYVGHAEVKPSPESWLDGHEIVYGLTRASWGLGLGTELARLLTSYGHETLGLAEVHATVDSENTASLTVLKRLGFTQGREVREESGGITLLLTSRLPAPPVAG; encoded by the coding sequence ATGACACCCGAACTGCGGTCCGAACGCCTGGTCCTCTCCCCCTACGCCGAGACCGACGAGGCGGACTTCGTGTCCCTGTTCCAGGACGAGGCGGTGGGCCGCTGGTTCGGGGACGGCATGCAGACCGCGGCGCAGGACCGGGCGCTGTTCCACCGGATCTTCAGCTATGTCTACGCGGAGAACCGCTTCCCCGTCTGGGCGGTGCGGCACGAGGGGCGCTACGTCGGGCACGCCGAGGTCAAGCCCTCGCCCGAGTCCTGGCTCGATGGTCACGAGATCGTATACGGCCTGACCAGGGCGAGCTGGGGCCTGGGCCTCGGCACGGAGCTCGCGCGGCTGCTCACCTCCTACGGCCACGAGACGCTGGGCCTCGCCGAGGTGCACGCGACCGTGGACTCGGAGAACACCGCGTCCCTCACGGTGCTCAAGCGCCTCGGCTTCACGCAGGGCCGCGAGGTGCGGGAGGAGAGCGGCGGGATCACCCTGCTGCTCACCTCGCGGCTGCCCGCGCCGCCCGTCGCCGGCTGA
- a CDS encoding sirohydrochlorin chelatase, which yields MHRTPPHPTPPYRATLPTEDHPVLLVIAHGSRDPRHAETVHALVRAVRSLRPGLRVETGFLDFNAPTVSGVLARLAAEGVRDVMALPLLLTRAFHAKADIPAVLRAAPASLRVRQAAVLGPSPLLLGALEQRLHEAGLTPADKSSTGVVLASAGSSDPEAIAVIAEIAREWRLTGWCAVRPAFASASLPRTEDVVRELRDVPGVRRVAVAPYVLAPGFLPDRIARGAAEADVLADVLGPAPAVARLLVRRYEEAYARADSPVAPLARIPALA from the coding sequence ATGCACCGAACTCCCCCGCACCCAACTCCCCCGTACCGAGCGACACTTCCCACCGAGGACCACCCCGTACTCCTCGTCATCGCGCACGGCAGCCGCGACCCGCGACACGCCGAGACCGTGCACGCCCTGGTGCGCGCGGTGCGCTCGCTGCGGCCCGGGCTGCGGGTGGAGACGGGCTTCCTGGACTTCAACGCGCCCACCGTGTCGGGGGTGTTGGCGCGGCTCGCGGCCGAGGGCGTACGCGACGTGATGGCCCTGCCGCTCCTGCTCACGCGCGCGTTCCACGCGAAGGCGGACATCCCCGCGGTGCTGCGCGCGGCGCCCGCGAGCCTGCGCGTCCGGCAGGCCGCGGTCCTCGGCCCTTCCCCGCTGCTGCTCGGCGCGCTCGAACAGCGGCTCCACGAGGCGGGGTTGACCCCCGCCGACAAGTCCTCGACCGGGGTCGTCCTGGCCTCGGCGGGGTCCTCCGACCCGGAGGCGATCGCAGTGATCGCTGAAATCGCGCGGGAGTGGCGGCTCACCGGTTGGTGTGCCGTGCGGCCTGCGTTCGCCTCCGCATCTCTGCCGCGCACCGAGGACGTCGTGCGCGAGCTGCGGGACGTGCCGGGCGTGCGCCGCGTCGCGGTGGCGCCCTACGTACTGGCCCCGGGCTTCCTGCCGGACCGCATCGCGCGGGGCGCCGCGGAGGCCGATGTGCTCGCCGATGTCCTCGGTCCCGCACCTGCGGTGGCCAGGCTGCTCGTGCGGCGCTACGAAGAGGCGTACGCACGGGCCGACTCTCCGGTAGCTCCCCTGGCGCGGATTCCCGCACTGGCCTAG
- the cysC gene encoding adenylyl-sulfate kinase, giving the protein MPAPQEDTQENHVTTGATVWLTGLPSAGKTTIAYELAGLLRAEGRRVEVLDGDEIREFLSAGLGFSREDRHTNVQRIGFVAELLARNGVLALVPVIAPFADSREAVRKRHQTGGTAYLEVHVATPVEVCSVRDVKGLYAKQAAGEISGLTGVDDPYEAPDSPDLRIESQDQTVQESAAALKALLTERGLT; this is encoded by the coding sequence ATGCCCGCGCCACAGGAAGACACTCAGGAGAACCACGTGACGACCGGAGCCACCGTCTGGCTCACCGGCCTGCCAAGCGCCGGCAAGACCACCATCGCGTACGAACTGGCGGGCCTCCTGCGCGCGGAGGGCCGCCGCGTCGAGGTGCTCGACGGCGACGAGATCCGCGAGTTCCTCTCGGCGGGCCTCGGCTTCAGCCGCGAGGACCGGCACACCAACGTGCAGCGCATCGGCTTCGTCGCCGAACTCCTCGCCCGCAACGGCGTGTTGGCGCTCGTGCCGGTCATCGCGCCGTTCGCGGACAGCCGCGAGGCGGTGCGCAAGCGCCACCAGACGGGCGGCACCGCGTACCTGGAGGTGCATGTCGCCACGCCGGTCGAGGTGTGCTCCGTACGCGATGTGAAGGGCCTGTACGCCAAGCAGGCGGCGGGCGAGATATCCGGGCTCACCGGGGTCGACGACCCCTACGAGGCGCCGGACTCCCCTGATCTGCGCATCGAGTCGCAGGACCAGACCGTGCAGGAGTCGGCGGCGGCCCTCAAGGCGCTGCTCACCGAGAGGGGTCTCACATGA